A genomic region of Thunnus maccoyii chromosome 13, fThuMac1.1, whole genome shotgun sequence contains the following coding sequences:
- the tmem135 gene encoding transmembrane protein 135 isoform X2: MTNLATETLFRMGVTRGIIKPIKHGEVLLFCITASLYMFFFRSKDGLKGFAFSALKFIIGKEEIPSHSAVAEHAHTRPLERTAAVETEDSQAPTERPNPRRKTLVAYTRELLESICKHGPRHRCCKHYQDNCISYCIKGFVRMFSVGYLIQCCLKVPSAFRQMFSKPSRLPSVFYNKENFQLGAFLGSFVSIYKGTSCLLRWMRDIDDELHALVAGFLAGTSMFFYKSTTISMYLFSKLVETMYFKGIEAGRFPYFPQADTVIYAISTAICFQAAVMEVQNLRPSYWKFLLRLTKGRFALMNRQVLDIFGTQASRDFKGFVPKLDPRYTTMPSQTVLPPGADIQLG; encoded by the exons ATGACAAATCTT GCCACTGAGACCTTGTTCCGTATGGGAGTGACAAGAGGGATCATCAAACCCATTAAACATGGCGAG gtgctgctgttctgcatCACTGCATCTCTCTACATGTTCTTCTTCAG GAGTAAAGATGGTCTCAAAGGCTTTGCCTTCTCTGCATTAAA GTTCATCATTGGCAAGGAAGAGATTCCATCTCACTCTGCGGTGGCAGAGCACGCTCACACAAGGCCCCTTGAGAGGACAGCTGCTGTAGAGACCGAGGATTCACAGGCGCCAACAGAAAGGCCCAACCCCAGGAGGAAAACTCTGGTAGCGTACACCAGGGAACTGTTAGAGTCAAT ATGCAAACATGGTCCACGACACAGATGTTGTAAGCATTACCAGGACAACTGCATTTCCTACTGTATTAAA GGTTTTGTCAGGATGTTCAGTGTTGGATACCTGATTCAGTGTTGTCTTAAAGTGCCCTCAGCATTCAGACAGATGTTCTCTAAACCCTCACGGCTCCCGTCCGTCTTCTACAACAAAGAGAACTTCCAGCTAGGAGCCTTTCTAGGGTCTTTCGTCAGTATCTACAAG GGAACAAGCTGCTTGCTGCGCTGGATGCGTGATATTGACGATGAACTCCATGCACTGGTAGCTG GCTTTCTGGCTGGAACTTCAATGTTCTTCTACAAAAGCACAACGATATCCATGTATCTCTTCTCAAAGCTGGTggag ACCATGTACTTCAAGGGCATTGAGGCCGGCCGGTTCCCTTACTTTCCTCAGGCAGACACAGTCATATATGCCATCTCCACTGCTATCTGTTTTCAAGCT GCTGTGATGGAAGTGCAGAACCTCAGGCCTTCATACTGGAAGTTCCTGCTGCGTTTAACTAAGGGCAG GTTTGCTCTCATGAACCGACAGGTGCTGGATATATTTGGGACACAGGCCTCCAGGGACTTTAAAGGCTTTGTGCCCAAACTGGACCCACGTTACACCACGATGCCCAGCCAAACAGTCCTTCCACCAGGAGCCGACATCCAACTGGGATGA
- the ltn1 gene encoding E3 ubiquitin-protein ligase listerin — protein sequence MGGKNKQRTKGNVRPSSSGRAAEVLAREGGVIPGFVGFDSTVTSELSYVPAVHGAEEIDNLVDADFRLVLRKLSKRDGVTRLKAVQDFGSMCQERDAEDVKGVLPYWPRIYCKISVDYDRRIREATQQAFEQLVLKVRRSLAPFLKSLMGHWILSQCDTYTPAASAACQAFQAAFSPAKQPEALSFCKDEILNVLQDVLLKETADTLSDPQSVTEEEREAKYVRMLTSSLLGVKRLLSLLPQDDRVALEQRLSHLVTSGKFWKYSKHKTPQVRGAFFEMVCALCELTPGLVQAEAARFCPAVLLSIDDTDPVVLPPVWEAVLHVVSTIPDCWTHVNAKKGVLPKLWALLREGGKGMAKALHPNLMPLLSKLPQQVTDPTLDFYTTFFTSLIHGLSSERAATSPSESAVIVTSAVECLRYCILHNTEEEDDQRRIRNMLISQQLLPLLERALENPSLQNSPLFLLVTELLVSWEKRAGVHSGSEANESKDVFQGLLADFWEGLGLLFVRYADNEEADPQALEGVATLLQVMRYPERVNRKQVQKKKSVKICLSKTELNEGTGVEGDGVEKPVQTVSDLVNEKAFGSPQTQHFEDVVCQLAQLCLVHVNEKNSERHLVFLSLLLRSFHTPRVFSKLVELDDKITTDGEQRDEVNLNNPAMQFLLERVVVWLAEKGRSDTEHLVEMVFSSLYCCSQQETTRILNHITTMNLQWGIILQIIQRACADPETLKSCRDWLKGSVLGEQLLGLTKELCKMGRNSSSSSSSASSPSWTLISLVLSQHHNNEPLIGEVYMEKILEKLHATLSETKSLSDAGNMEPLVSFICDVASTFFSSVQDCLLLQSAEELLLTVFQLTAQDQTHTHLSDSLLEKLKKACVAGVQSLVQHSEYEANEGGFLHRAALWVTNQLLTVSLDIKSLQVLVLAVQSIVETIISVCDQDSHLLVQFFTYLTPSQTGWTRIRQALPPQWVKTPLLASRHRGVCEKPSMDIWKCKVSNRLPAHLCACALLGRVIRTAAFIPCDQKKAKCPSHLPNIKYTVAELLYALQWCKEVEYSPTIVSAYHSLLTDWGLSEGLHGQVPITDLLETLYSRSVEFGGLWSLTLEEYIDTNNLEATHSASLRKLYGSADSLFPVSQSKLSTLQVLCPTMTKEDRETLVALATSGIINWQENDNVYGCLAVLLCCLQADTQVEEEVLQAILATVMEWRNSKEDWFLFSSDLSQAVTEQLNLTVEMMRFLSWLVTHCPTVLGGSQWDFLLCSMLAWLETASENVSSLWNPWVQLFVCENTILIVELNEFFSSSSPDVMEKLPSELAGEWRDFFVEGIYNLLLPLPISITDAFTEPDDPVFPLAALQSVSVALTYVPTQQLNQNSLPARFIADQKTNLPEPLQTLLNTFCPLLLFKARPLQITVYYMLEKVMPQLPACDGEGDSNKPDDDRDEPCLSPPASLMAILSTCEELCDSILAGLQVGEFAVVQPLSVEYSCILGYLLAWKLLLIFFKSSPSHLRAHYAQYLKRSCSLNKLLLHLFKLMPENPVYPGQGSDSKETKTFFTESPSLAVEESESVEWELPHLACSVYYSTVQDLPAMVRLWWNSQEKRVSAAVEKFTIKYVSPVLSAQEISSVQSSTQMFDSMTVKARSAAREVIATYSVDDIFIELVIQLPQNYPLGSITVESGRRVGVAVQQWRNWMLQLSTYLTHQNGSIMEGLALWKNNVDKRFEGIEDCMICFSVIHGSNYSLPKKACRTCKKKFHSACLYKWFTSSNKSTCPLCRETFF from the exons ATGGGGGGTAAGAATAAACAGCGAACTAAAGGAAATGTTCGG CCATCCAGTAGCGGCCGGGCTGCTGAGGTGTTGGCTCGGGAAGGTGGTGTTATCCCGGGCTTTGTGGGCTTTGACTCCACGGTTACTTCAGAGTTGAGTTATGTCCCAGCTGTCCACGGCGCGGAGGAGATAGACAACCTGGTAGATGCTGATTTCCGCCTAGTGCTCAGGAAACTCTCCAAAAGAGATGGAGTCACCAGACTGAAA GCTGTGCAGGACTTTGGGTCCATGTGTCAGGAACGGGATGCTGAAGATGTTAAAGGGGTCCTGCCATACTGGCCGAGGATTTACTGCAAGATATCAGTG GACTATGATCGCCGCATCAGGGAGGCCACCCAGCAGGCCTTTGAGCAGCTGGTGCTGAAAGTACGTCGCAGCTTGGCCCCATTTCTGAAGAGCTTGATGGGCCACTGGATTCTGTCCCAGTGTGACACCTACACACCTGCAGCTTCTGCTGCATGCCAGGCCTTCCAGGCTGCCTTCTCACCAGCCAAACAGCCCGAGGCGCTCAGCTTTTGCAAAGATGAGATCCTGAAT GTTCTTCAAGATGTTTTGTTAAAGGAAACTGCAGACACACTGAGCGATCCACA AAGtgtgacagaagaagagagagaagccaAATATGTGCGCATGCTGACCAGCTCTCTGCTGGGGGTGAAGAGACTGCTTTCCCTGCTGCCCCAGGATGATAGGGTGGCCCTGGAGCAAAGACTATCTCATCTTGTTACCTCTGGGAAGTTCTGGAAATACAGCAAACACAAGACACCACAG GTGCGAGGGGCATTTTTCGAGATGGTATGCGCTCTGTGTGAGTTAACTCCAGGACTTGTCCAGGCTGAAGCAGCACGATTCTGCCCTGCGGTTCTCCTCAGCATTGATGACACAGATCCTGTAGTGCTGCCTCCTGTGTGGGAAGCTGTTCTTCATGTTGTGTCTACTATCCCT GACTGCTGGACACATGTGAATGCTAAGAAGGGTGTATTACCTAAACTTTGGGCTCTATTAAGAGAGGGTGGCAAAGGCATGGCTAAAGCACTCCACCCCAATTTAATGCCGCTCCTCAGCAAACTGCCCCAGCAGGTCACGGACCCAACCTTGGACTTCTACACCACTTTCTTCACTTCTCTCATACACGg tctgTCCAGTGAGCGTGCAGCAACAAGCCCATCAGAGAGTGCAGTCATAGTGACTTCTGCTGTTGAGTGCTTGAGGTACTGCATACTGCACAATACGGAAGAGGAGGATGATCAGAGAAGAATACGGAACATGCTTATTTCACAGCAG ctCTTACCACTACTAGAAAGAGCTCTTGAAAATCCCTCCCTTCAGAATAGCCCTCTTTTCCTTTTGGTCACTGAACTGCTCGTTTCATGGGAGAAGAGGGCAGGTGTACATAGTGGGAGCGAAGCCAATGAGAGCAAAGATGTCTTTCAAGGACTCCTGGCAGACTTCTGGGAGGGTCTTGGTCTTCTTTTTGTGCGTTACGCAGACAACGAGGAAGCAGATCCACAGGCTTTGGAAGGAGTAGCCACCTTGCTGCAG GTGATGCGATACCCTGAGAgagtaaacagaaaacaagtcCAGAAGAAGAAATCTGTCAAGATCTGTTTGTCTAAGACAGAATTAAATGAAGGAACTGGAGTTGAGGGTGATGGTGTTGAGAAGCCAGTTCAGACGGTGTCGGACCTTGTGAATGAGAAAGCATTCGGATCCCCACAGACCCAGCATTTTGAGGATGTAGTGTGCCAGCTGGCACAACTGTGCCTGGTGCATGTGAATGAGAAAAACTCAGAGAGACatcttgttttcctctctctacTCCTGCGGTCTTTTCACACACCCAGGGTCTTCAGT AAATTGGTGGAATTGGATGATAAAATAACAACGGACGGTGAGCAGAGGGACGAGGTGAATTTGAACAACCCAGCGATGCAGTTCCTGCTGGAGCGAGTGGTGGTGTGGCTGGCTGAGAAGGGGCGCAGTGACACAGAGCACCTGGTGGAGATGGTTTTCAGTTCTCTCTACTGCTGCAGCCAGCAAGAGACCACCCGCATCCTCAACCACATCACCACG ATGAATCTACAGTGGGGAATTATCCTGCAAATCATACAGAGG GCATGTGCAGATCCAGAGACTCTTAAGAGCTGTAGGGATTGGCTGAAAGGTTCAGTTCTGGGCGAGCAACTCTTAGGACTGACTAAGGAGCTGTGCAAGATGGGACGCAATTCTTCCagttcttcctcttctgctAGCAGCCCCAGTTGGACTCTTATCAGCCTAGTCCTCTCTCAGCACCACAACAATG AACCTCTGATAGGGGAGGTGTACATGGAGAAGATCTTGGAGAAGCTCCACGCCACTCTGTCTGAGACTAAGAGTCTGTCAGATGCAGGCAATATGGAGCCACTCGTCTCCTTTATCTGTGATGTGGCCTCCACATTCTTCTCTTCTGTTCAAGACTGTCTTCTACTACAGTCTGCTGAGGAACTTTTGCTCACTGTTTTCCAGCTCACAGCCCAagatcaaacacacactcacctttCTG ATTCACTTTTAGAGAAGCTGAAGAAAGCGTGTGTAGCTGGGGTCCAGTCATTGGTCCAACACTCTGAATATGAGGCCAATGAAGGTGGTTTCCTGCACAGAGCAGCTCTTTGGGTGACGAACCAACTACTCACTGTCTCTCTGGACATTAAAAG tCTACAGGTTCTGGTTCTGGCTGTACAGAGCATAGTAGAGACAATCATCTCTGTTTGCGATCAAGACTCCCACCTCCTTGTCCAGTTCTTTACCTATTTGACACCCAGCCAGACAGGATGGACAAGAATAAGACAGGCCTTACCTCCCCAG TGGGTCAAGACCCCTTTACTGGCCAGCCGTCATCGAGGAGTTTGTGAAAAACCCTCCATGGATATCTGGAAGTGTAAGGTGTCAAACAGATTACCAGCCCACCTATGTGCCTGTGCCCTATTAGGGAGGGTGATCCGGACTGCTGCATTCATACCTTGCGACCAAAAGAAGGCAAAGTGTCCTTCACACCTGCCAAACATTAAGTACACAG TTGCAGAATTGCTGTATGCTCTGCAGTGGTGTAAGGAGGTAGAGTACAGCCCCACTATAGTGTCTGCCTATCACAGCCTGCTGACTGACTGGGGGTTGTCAGAAGGACTGCACGGCCAGGTTCCAATAACAGACCTGCTGGAGACACTCTACTCAAG GTCAGTAGAGTTTGGAGGTCTTTGGTCCCTGACTTTAGAAGAATACATTGACACCAACAACTTGGAAGCCACTCACAGTGCAAGCTTGAGGAAGCTCTACGGCAGTGCAGATAG TTTGTTCCCAGTGTCTCAAAGCAAACTGAGCACACTCCAGGTACTCTGCCCCACCATGAccaaagaagacagagagactcTCGTAGCTCTGGCTACTTCTGGAATAATCAACTGGCAAGAGAATGACA ATGTGTATGGGTGTCTGGCGGTGCTGCTGTGCTGTCTACAAGCCGATACACAAGTAGAAGAGGAGGTTTTGCAGGCTATCCTGGCCACTGTGATGGAGTGGAGGAACAGCAAGGAGGACTGGTTCCTCTTTAGCAG TGACCTGTCTCAAGCAGTTACAGAACAGTTGAATCTTACTGTGGAGATGATGCGTTTCCTGTCATGGCTGGTGACTCATTGTCCAACGGTTCTCGGGGGCAGCCAGTGGGACTTCTTGCTCTGCTCTATGTTAGCCTGGTTGGAG ACTGCCAGTGAGAATGTGAGCAGTCTGTGGAACCCATGGGTGCAGCTGTTCGTGTGTGAGAACACTATACTAATAGTGGAGCTGAATGAGTTCTTCTCATCATCCTCACCCGATGTAATGGAGAAGCTGCCGTCAGAACTGGCGGGTGAATGGAGAGACTTCTTCGTAGAAGGAATCTACAATCTGCTGTTGCCTCTGCCTATCAGTATCACAG ATGCCTTCACTGAACCGGACGACCCTGTGTTTCCTCTGGCGGcactgcagtcagtcagtgtggCTCTGACTTATGTGCCTACGCAGCAGCTGAACCAAAACTCCCTGCCAGCACGATTCATAGCAGACCAGAAGACAAACCTGCCAGAGCCCCTTCAGACACTCCTCAACACCTTCTGCCCTCTGCTATTGTTTAAGGCCAGGCCCCTGCAAATCACTGTCTACTACATGTTAGAAAA AGTCATGCCTCAGCTGCCCGCATGTGATGGAGAAGGAGACAGCAACAAGCCTGATGATGATAGAGATGAGCCGTGTCT CTCTCCACCAGCCTCTCTGATGGCCATCCTATCAACCTGTGAGGAGCTGTGTGATAGCATCCTGGCGGGGCTTCAAGTAGGAGAGTTTGCAGTGGTCCAGCCTCTCAGTGTAGAATACTCCTGCATCCTGGGGTATTTGCTGGCCTGGAAGCTACTACTCATCTTTTTCAAATCCTCACCCTCCCAT CTGCGTGCCCATTATGCCCAGTATCTTAAGAGAAGCTGCTCCCTTAACAAGCTCCTCCTTCATCTTTTCAAACTGATGCCTGAGAACCCCGTCTACCCAGGCCAGGGGTCAGACTCAAAGGAGACCAAAACCTTCTTTACAGAGAGCCCGTCTCTGGCTGTTGAAG AAAGTGAGAGTGTTGAGTGGGAGCTCCCTCACCTGGCATGCAGTGTGTACTACAGCACAGTGCAGGACCTGCCTGCTATGGTGCGGCTGTGGTGGAATAGCCAGGAGAAGAGAGTGAGCGCAGCTGTGGAGAAGTTCACCATTAAATATGTCAGCCCTGTTCTGTCAGCCCAAGAGATCTCATCTGTCCAGTCCAGCACTCAGATGTTTGACAGCATGACT GTGAAGGCCCGCTCAGCAGCGCGGGAGGTGATTGCTACCTATTCTGTGGATGATATCTTCATCGAGTTGGTGATTCAGCTGCCACAGAATTACCCTCTAGGCTCTATCACTGTAGAGAGTGGGAGGCGTGTGGGTGTTGCTGTACAGCAGTGGAGGAACTGGATGCTGCAACTGAGCACCTACCTCACACATCAG aatGGCAGTATAATGGAGGGCCTGGCTCTGTGGAAGAACAACGTGGATAAGCGTTTCGAGGGAATAGAGGATTGTATGATCTGCTTCTCTGTTATCCATGGCTCCAACTATTCCCTGCCCAAGAAGGCTTGTCGCACCTGCAAAAAGAAATTCCACTCAGCATGTCTG TACAAATGGTTTACTTCCAGCAATAAGTCCACCTGTCCACTGTGCAGAGAAACCTTTTTCTAA
- the tmem135 gene encoding transmembrane protein 135 isoform X1, translating into MAALSKIPHSCYEIGHTWSPSCVQSAVDVTRGALEVSFKIYAPLYLIAAVLRRRKKDYYIKRLLPEILQSSSFLTANGGLYIVFFCILRKLLGGFYSWSAGFGSALPASYIAILLERKSRRGLLTIYMTNLATETLFRMGVTRGIIKPIKHGEVLLFCITASLYMFFFRSKDGLKGFAFSALKFIIGKEEIPSHSAVAEHAHTRPLERTAAVETEDSQAPTERPNPRRKTLVAYTRELLESICKHGPRHRCCKHYQDNCISYCIKGFVRMFSVGYLIQCCLKVPSAFRQMFSKPSRLPSVFYNKENFQLGAFLGSFVSIYKGTSCLLRWMRDIDDELHALVAGFLAGTSMFFYKSTTISMYLFSKLVETMYFKGIEAGRFPYFPQADTVIYAISTAICFQAAVMEVQNLRPSYWKFLLRLTKGRFALMNRQVLDIFGTQASRDFKGFVPKLDPRYTTMPSQTVLPPGADIQLG; encoded by the exons ATGGCTGCTCTCAGTAAGATACCGCACAGCTGCTACGAGATCGGTCACACCTGGAGCCCGTCGTGTGTGCAGTCTGCCGTGGATGTAACCAGGGGTGCTTTGGAGGTTTCCTTTAAAATATATGCCCCTCTTTATCTG ATAGCAGCAGTTCTaaggagaaggaagaaggaTTACTACATAAAACGGCTCCTCCCTGAGATTCTACAgtcttcctctttcctcactGCCAATGGAGGTCTCTACATTGTTTTCTTCTGCATTCTCAG GAAACTGCTGGGAGGGTTTTACTCCTGGTCTGCTGGGTTTGGCTCAGCACTGCCTGCCTCCTATATTGCCATCCTCCTGGAGCGCAAGAGCAG GAGAGGACTGCTGACAATATACATGACAAATCTT GCCACTGAGACCTTGTTCCGTATGGGAGTGACAAGAGGGATCATCAAACCCATTAAACATGGCGAG gtgctgctgttctgcatCACTGCATCTCTCTACATGTTCTTCTTCAG GAGTAAAGATGGTCTCAAAGGCTTTGCCTTCTCTGCATTAAA GTTCATCATTGGCAAGGAAGAGATTCCATCTCACTCTGCGGTGGCAGAGCACGCTCACACAAGGCCCCTTGAGAGGACAGCTGCTGTAGAGACCGAGGATTCACAGGCGCCAACAGAAAGGCCCAACCCCAGGAGGAAAACTCTGGTAGCGTACACCAGGGAACTGTTAGAGTCAAT ATGCAAACATGGTCCACGACACAGATGTTGTAAGCATTACCAGGACAACTGCATTTCCTACTGTATTAAA GGTTTTGTCAGGATGTTCAGTGTTGGATACCTGATTCAGTGTTGTCTTAAAGTGCCCTCAGCATTCAGACAGATGTTCTCTAAACCCTCACGGCTCCCGTCCGTCTTCTACAACAAAGAGAACTTCCAGCTAGGAGCCTTTCTAGGGTCTTTCGTCAGTATCTACAAG GGAACAAGCTGCTTGCTGCGCTGGATGCGTGATATTGACGATGAACTCCATGCACTGGTAGCTG GCTTTCTGGCTGGAACTTCAATGTTCTTCTACAAAAGCACAACGATATCCATGTATCTCTTCTCAAAGCTGGTggag ACCATGTACTTCAAGGGCATTGAGGCCGGCCGGTTCCCTTACTTTCCTCAGGCAGACACAGTCATATATGCCATCTCCACTGCTATCTGTTTTCAAGCT GCTGTGATGGAAGTGCAGAACCTCAGGCCTTCATACTGGAAGTTCCTGCTGCGTTTAACTAAGGGCAG GTTTGCTCTCATGAACCGACAGGTGCTGGATATATTTGGGACACAGGCCTCCAGGGACTTTAAAGGCTTTGTGCCCAAACTGGACCCACGTTACACCACGATGCCCAGCCAAACAGTCCTTCCACCAGGAGCCGACATCCAACTGGGATGA